The genomic interval AAGCGCCTCGAGCCGCTCGGCCGTCGCCGGCAGACAGACCAATCCTCGCCCGTGGCGCGTCATGAAGTTGATGTCCTCCGGTCGAACCTTCTCCGCCGCCATCACGAGGTCGCCTTCATTCTCGCGCGCCTCGTCATCAACGACGATAAGCATCTTGCCGGCCCGGAAATCCTCCAGCGCCTCTTCAACAGTACACAGCGCCATGTTCGTCAGCACCTCCAGAAGCACTCTATCTCACCACGGAGGGCACGGAGAGCACGGAGAGAAGCATCCGTCTTCTTCCTTCTCCGTGTTCTCCGTGTTCTCAGTGCCCTCCGTGGTAGAATTCCTCATATCGAAACCCGCTTGATCCCGTCCTTCATTCGCTTGCAGTTGAAGTTCAGCAGGTATCCCCTCTTCAGCCCAAGCAGCTTCAGATAGCTGATAACCTGTGCAAGATGCAGATCGGTGAGCTTGTTCACCGACTTCAGCTCCAACAGCAGTCGCCCGTCGACAACGATGTCCGCCCGAAGACCCAGCCCCAGATCATGGCCCTTGTAGCGCGCGCCTACCTCCACCTGCGCCTCTGCGCCAATGCCGCGCTCCGCAAGCTCCACCAGGAGCGCCTTCGCGTACACTGACTCGAGCAGCCCCGGCCCCAGCTCGCGATGCACCGCGATGGCAGCCCCGATCACCGCCTCGCATAGACTGTCCTCGCAATCGATCAGCTCTCCTCCCATCATCACCTCTGACCGCGAAGGCGTCGGAGAACACGAGAGATAGGTCTCTCTTCTGTCTCCGTGTTCTCCGTGCTCTCCGTGGTTAAAAAAAGCCCCGAGAGAGACCCTCGGGGCGTGAAGATCGAAACCAATAGCATGCTCACCAGAAATCTTCTTCCATCCGGACTCTTACCGTCGGCCCCGGAATCGCACCGGGTCAATCCTCTCGGACTCGCGGGCTTTCACCGCCGGTGGGGACTTCCACCCCGCCCCGAAGATCTCGCTATGTCGCCTCTACAACTACCGCACCCCCGCCCCCCTGTCAACCGCGAAACTCACATCCGGATCGGCGGATATGATCTCCTTGGCGCGAACGCCGACGCAGCCATCTCTCGCGCGCGTCCGGCGAGTTCATCTCCTATTCACACAGCGTGGCCTGCCACCGGCATTTATTGTGCCGCACGGCCGCGGCGAACGGAACATCAGGGAAGGGATGTGACGCGGAAGAAGTGCGCCTTGATTCACGGCACGCGGAGTAGAGCCACGCCTTTCCGGCTCTCGATGAACGACGGTTCGGCGCCAAGTTCCTTGGCCCAGGCTTGGATCGTCGCTCGGTCCTCGGGCCGGTCCGCGTCGTCGACGATGATGACGCAGCCGGACCGCAGGCGCGGCCGCATCACCGGCAGCAGCCCGTACCGCCCGCCACGCGTCACCTGCGGCGGGCCGTCGCACGCCACGAGCGAGAAGTCGCCTGGCATCCGGTCCTGAGGCGGCACGTACCACGTGTAAGGACCGTAGTCGTGCAGCTCGTCCACACACAGCTCAACGGTGCGGACCCGCCACTTCCGCAGCGCCTCGCGAACGTGGTCGCCCCATTTCGGCTGGTGCTCGAGCGACCACACGCGCTGTCCGATCCGCTGGGCGATAAGCCCGAGCAGGACTGTTGTTAGCCCGGACCCGCATTCGAGAATCGGCCCCTCGCTCTTCCACGCGTGCTCGACAAGCGCCCCAATGTACCCGGCCTCAGCCGACCACAGCTCATTGCCCCACCCGTGCCGGAATCGGCGAACGAGCTTTGGCGTGAGCGGCTTCGCCACAGAACCCCAGGCAAACTGCTGCACGGCGAGCCACATGTCGTACTGTCGATGACACCGGTCCAGCCACCGGCGCACCGGCATCGGCAGCATGCTCTTCGTCCGCTCGCTCAGCATGGCCCCTCGTCGCGCGCAGGTTCTCGTTGGGTGTGCTCAAGACATGAAACAGGGCGCGGTCACGCCGCTCACTGCTTCGGCGATGTTGCGCCGAGGAGCGCCTTGAACGCCTTGGTGTCGCGGTAATGGTCCCACTCGGCGTCACCGGGGAGCCGGGCCGTCGTCCGTTCGTAGTCGAGCTCGAGCGCGCGGCGCAGCTTGGCGAGCGCGTCGCTCGTCTTGCGCCGCCCGGCGTAGAGCGTGGCGAGCTTGTAGTGCCCCTCGGCGTCGTCGGGCTTGGTCTGGACGTACTTGATGAGGAGCTCCTCGCCTTCGCGCACCTTGTCGGTCTTGTAGTCCAGCCACCCCTGGGCGAGCCACAGGCCCGGGTCGTCCGGGTGCGCCAGAGTGAGCGCGTCGATGATCTCGCGCGCCGCGCCGTACTTCCTGGTCCGCTCCAGCGCGAGCGCCTTGAGGAAACGCGCCCGCTCGATGTCGGGGTAGACCGACAGCACGGCGTCGTAGTCCTTGAGCGCCCGGTCGTACTCGCCCAGTTCGTAGTAGGCCAGCCCCCGGTTGATGCGCGCAAACGGCAGCGACGTATCGGCCCGCACCGCAGCGGTAAACGAGGCGATCGCCTCGTCGTGCTTGCCCACCATGAACCACACCGTGCCGCGCTGGTTGTTCAGGAAGTAGTCGTCCGGGAAACGCTTGAGCGCGATGTCGAGGTCGAGCGTGGCGTTCTCCAGGTCGCCTCGGCCGATCTCGATCTCGGCCAGCTCGTAGAACGCATACGCCGTCGGCTGCAGAATGA from Verrucomicrobiota bacterium carries:
- a CDS encoding 3,4-dihydroxy-2-butanone-4-phosphate synthase; the protein is MALCTVEEALEDFRAGKMLIVVDDEARENEGDLVMAAEKVRPEDINFMTRHGRGLVCLPATAERLEALDLPIMVGRNTSLLGTAFTVTIDAREGASTGISAHDRA
- a CDS encoding GxxExxY protein — protein: MGGELIDCEDSLCEAVIGAAIAVHRELGPGLLESVYAKALLVELAERGIGAEAQVEVGARYKGHDLGLGLRADIVVDGRLLLELKSVNKLTDLHLAQVISYLKLLGLKRGYLLNFNCKRMKDGIKRVSI
- a CDS encoding class I SAM-dependent methyltransferase, whose amino-acid sequence is MLSERTKSMLPMPVRRWLDRCHRQYDMWLAVQQFAWGSVAKPLTPKLVRRFRHGWGNELWSAEAGYIGALVEHAWKSEGPILECGSGLTTVLLGLIAQRIGQRVWSLEHQPKWGDHVREALRKWRVRTVELCVDELHDYGPYTWYVPPQDRMPGDFSLVACDGPPQVTRGGRYGLLPVMRPRLRSGCVIIVDDADRPEDRATIQAWAKELGAEPSFIESRKGVALLRVP
- a CDS encoding tetratricopeptide repeat protein, with amino-acid sequence MKIHRDFVWIWRRVRACLVALCVAILLAAASRTHGAETEPPSQPSRADAARYFRVGLGVYREISVEKGTQLLTKAHELDKENALYSIYLSDALHATGDRNKANELANEVTKTLREAHMRHFFTAKRALLKDDAETALYEFRESLILQPTAYAFYELAEIEIGRGDLENATLDLDIALKRFPDDYFLNNQRGTVWFMVGKHDEAIASFTAAVRADTSLPFARINRGLAYYELGEYDRALKDYDAVLSVYPDIERARFLKALALERTRKYGAAREIIDALTLAHPDDPGLWLAQGWLDYKTDKVREGEELLIKYVQTKPDDAEGHYKLATLYAGRRKTSDALAKLRRALELDYERTTARLPGDAEWDHYRDTKAFKALLGATSPKQ